One window of Candidatus Hydrothermales bacterium genomic DNA carries:
- a CDS encoding glycosyltransferase, with product MGNKEKVFISWTYGASRRTDSLAQHIGFKIFRFSLFPRKPLLAIVKYPIQFFATFYFLLKKRPKIVAIEFCTPIVGILGYIYKLLFKKPYIIDLHSGPIVSKKWLFLRPFTNLILSKSDAVILHEETIQKKIQLKKNQRYFILNDPPIPVEGFSVGNSKTVTGKEYFVFPASGDSDEPIDEIIKTANLIGNFNFLITGNVRRTHKNMPKNLIFTGYLSHSEYYSVIKNAKAIISLTKWEYTLTCSSLEGLVFEKPVIVSNKEALKNFFKNAAIYVENRCESIVEGIKKLNLNYSYYSDEVKKLKREYVLKWDENLKLLKSFISSLEELY from the coding sequence ATGGGAAATAAAGAGAAAGTATTTATTTCGTGGACTTATGGAGCTTCAAGAAGAACAGATTCTCTTGCGCAACATATTGGTTTTAAAATTTTCCGTTTTTCTTTATTTCCGAGAAAACCACTTCTTGCTATAGTTAAATATCCCATTCAATTTTTTGCAACTTTTTACTTTTTGCTGAAAAAAAGACCAAAAATTGTCGCTATTGAGTTTTGTACTCCTATTGTTGGTATTTTAGGATACATTTATAAACTCTTATTCAAAAAACCTTACATAATAGATTTACATTCAGGACCAATAGTATCAAAAAAGTGGCTTTTTTTAAGACCCTTCACGAACTTGATCTTAAGTAAATCAGATGCAGTTATTCTCCACGAGGAAACTATACAAAAAAAGATTCAGCTTAAAAAAAATCAGAGGTATTTTATTTTAAATGATCCCCCCATACCTGTTGAGGGTTTTTCTGTAGGCAATAGTAAAACAGTTACAGGAAAGGAGTACTTTGTCTTTCCAGCATCTGGTGATTCTGATGAACCAATAGACGAAATTATAAAGACTGCAAATTTGATAGGTAACTTTAACTTTCTCATAACTGGAAATGTTAGACGTACTCATAAAAACATGCCTAAAAATTTAATATTTACTGGATATTTGTCCCATAGTGAGTATTATAGTGTTATAAAAAATGCAAAAGCTATTATCTCTTTAACAAAGTGGGAATATACTTTAACATGTTCATCTCTTGAGGGCCTGGTCTTTGAGAAACCTGTTATTGTTTCAAACAAAGAAGCCTTAAAGAATTTTTTCAAAAATGCCGCAATATACGTAGAAAATAGATGTGAGTCCATAGTAGAGGGCATAAAAAAATTAAACCTAAACTATTCCTATTATTCTGATGAGGTTAAAAAATTAAAAAGAGAATATGTTTTAAAATGGGATGAGAATCTAAAGTTACTTAAAAGCTTTATATCTTCTCTTGAGGAACTCTATTAA
- a CDS encoding glycosyltransferase family 1 protein, which yields MRIGISGLSIHGQSKRGGLWEYFRALIKILSEVIDKEEVFVFIPDDLREEFKEFNFKRINFVEIKTVKKGTHYLEIFILPPFLKKYKINLVHFPNYAFPLYQNIPYLVTVHDLAFLKIRENYKKRELLYWNTIYRAAIKNAKVLIAVSNNTKKDLNYFWRIPLKNIKVIPAFSSLLLDNKKEKGREKKTPDFPYFLFVGTLEPRKNVERIIEAFLKASCKIKENVKLILIGQKGFKSESICKKIEENKEKIIWLNNVKNEELSNFYEKAIALIYPSLYEGFGLPVLEAFKFNIPVITSNLSSLPEIASTGSILVNPYSTYEVEKAILDIYYENNLREKILKEQREIIKKYTPHKLGEEILKVYRSLLAL from the coding sequence ATGAGGATCGGAATAAGTGGACTTTCTATCCATGGACAAAGCAAAAGAGGGGGACTCTGGGAATACTTCAGAGCCCTTATTAAAATCCTCTCCGAAGTAATTGATAAAGAAGAAGTATTTGTGTTTATTCCTGATGACCTAAGAGAAGAATTTAAAGAGTTTAACTTTAAAAGAATAAACTTCGTAGAGATCAAAACAGTTAAAAAAGGCACACATTATTTAGAAATATTTATTCTTCCCCCTTTTCTTAAAAAATACAAAATAAATTTGGTACATTTTCCTAACTATGCCTTTCCGCTTTATCAGAATATACCATATTTAGTCACTGTCCACGACCTTGCCTTTTTGAAAATAAGAGAAAATTATAAAAAAAGAGAGCTTCTTTACTGGAATACGATATACAGAGCTGCAATCAAAAATGCGAAAGTTTTAATAGCAGTTTCTAACAATACAAAAAAAGATCTGAATTATTTTTGGAGAATACCTCTAAAAAATATAAAGGTGATACCAGCCTTTTCATCCCTTTTACTTGATAATAAAAAAGAAAAAGGGAGAGAAAAGAAAACTCCCGATTTCCCCTATTTTTTATTTGTAGGCACACTTGAACCAAGAAAAAACGTTGAAAGAATTATAGAGGCATTCTTAAAAGCCTCCTGTAAAATAAAGGAAAATGTCAAATTAATCCTAATAGGACAAAAAGGATTTAAATCAGAGAGCATTTGCAAAAAAATTGAGGAAAACAAAGAGAAAATAATTTGGTTAAATAATGTGAAAAACGAAGAGTTATCTAATTTCTATGAAAAAGCTATAGCACTTATATACCCATCACTCTATGAAGGATTTGGGCTTCCTGTTCTTGAGGCTTTCAAATTCAATATACCTGTCATAACATCTAACCTTTCATCACTACCAGAAATCGCCTCCACAGGCTCAATACTTGTAAATCCCTACTCTACTTATGAAGTTGAGAAAGCAATACTTGATATTTACTATGAAAACAATTTAAGAGAAAAAATTTTAAAAGAACAAAGGGAAATAATTAAAAAATATACTCCCCACAAATTGGGCGAGGAGATCCTTAAGGTTTATAGAAGCTTACTGGCTCTTTAG
- a CDS encoding thioredoxin family protein — protein MGILREEDRIEVKKYFNKNLRDKVKLLVFSQRINCRFCHETEELLKELAELSDGKMELSIKNFAIEKEEAQKYSVDKVPAIVVLDKDGVDRGIRFFGIPAGYEFASLLEAITMVSKGESGLSEDVKEKLRAIDKEVHLQVFVTPSCPYCPQMVVLSHKFAYESEKIRGDMIEVTEFPELGELYEVMGVPKTIINNKTFIEGAVSLREYLRRIFEVLKSQ, from the coding sequence ATGGGAATTCTAAGAGAAGAAGATAGGATTGAAGTAAAAAAATACTTTAACAAAAATCTTAGGGATAAGGTTAAATTACTTGTTTTTTCTCAGAGGATAAACTGTAGATTTTGTCATGAAACAGAAGAGCTCTTAAAGGAGTTAGCTGAACTTTCTGATGGTAAGATGGAGCTTTCTATAAAAAATTTTGCTATAGAAAAAGAGGAAGCACAGAAGTATAGCGTTGACAAAGTGCCGGCCATCGTTGTTCTTGATAAAGATGGCGTAGATAGAGGTATAAGATTTTTTGGTATACCGGCTGGTTATGAGTTTGCTTCTCTTTTAGAGGCAATAACAATGGTTTCAAAGGGTGAATCAGGTTTAAGTGAGGATGTAAAGGAAAAACTAAGGGCTATAGATAAGGAGGTACACTTACAGGTTTTTGTAACACCTTCTTGTCCCTATTGTCCACAGATGGTTGTCTTATCTCATAAGTTTGCTTATGAGAGTGAAAAAATTAGGGGAGATATGATAGAGGTTACAGAGTTTCCTGAACTTGGAGAGCTCTATGAGGTTATGGGTGTTCCCAAAACTATAATAAATAACAAAACTTTCATTGAAGGGGCTGTTTCCTTAAGAGAATACTTAAGAAGAATTTTTGAAGTTCTAAAGAGCCAGTAA
- a CDS encoding acylphosphatase: MKKKVRLLISGRVQGVFYRAFTKERAHFYGIKGWVRNLRDGRVEAVGEGEEELLKEWIKDLWKGPELAHVKEIKEEWSTDLENFTDFEIRYF, encoded by the coding sequence ATGAAAAAGAAGGTTCGTCTTTTGATATCAGGGAGGGTGCAGGGTGTCTTCTATAGGGCTTTTACAAAGGAGAGGGCTCACTTTTATGGAATAAAAGGGTGGGTAAGAAATTTAAGGGATGGAAGAGTTGAGGCTGTGGGAGAAGGCGAGGAGGAACTTCTTAAAGAGTGGATAAAAGACCTCTGGAAAGGACCTGAACTTGCTCACGTAAAGGAAATAAAGGAAGAATGGTCAACAGATCTTGAAAACTTTACTGACTTTGAGATACGGTACTTTTAA
- the purL gene encoding phosphoribosylformylglycinamidine synthase subunit PurL — protein sequence MRVYKYFIKDLFYDATKEYKEIAEELGLKNLEDIEEYKILWIKSSEPTDSIEKVIKEWIIDENEEKIVELQKSENSYEVTYHFGVKDPEAEQIEKIFQEKGIDVKIKRGKKFIIKGNLSEKEIDYFAKKALYNKTIELFSREINNPFVEIGDIEPEIEYVKFRNLNLRELLKLSQEKKFYLLKNELLAIRDYYRKIGREPTLIELETFAQMWSEHCVHKTFKGEITYGKKRVSLLEKIKRASEKNKKNFCQVLFKDNAGIFKFDKNFSIAAKVETHNHPSALEPYGGSSTGVGGVIRDILGAGLGAKPIANIDVFCVGDLGIKHEELPEGVLHPKRILKGVVKGVEDYGNRMGIPTLCGAVIYEREYLTNPLVFCGTIGIIPSKFVKKRVKPGNLILLVGGKTGKDGIHGATFSSTQLSESSEEIHLSAVQIGDPITEKKLLDAIIEARDKKLFNFITDVGGGGISSAITENVYPFGAEVYLDKVLLKYKGLSPREIWISESQERMVIFTDKKNVEKLREIFEKHDVDLTVIGEVKKDGILKLIYGNKVHGEIDIKFIHEKRPKVKRETKTFVLKEKEYIPKELSLEELRETFLKILGSPNIRAKLEIVKRYDHEVQGKTLQKPYEGYILKSPSDCAIIKPIRESEKALALTVGILPSFSRISPYHSAMNAVDEVIRSLVSKGANPDKIVLLDNFCFANPEDKKVLTEIVESVMGAVEAAKGYKVPFISGKDSLYNEFKYKNKKFRILPTTLITGLGIIENEKYISRSYFWEEGNPIYLVGKTDIKEIGGSEFLKLRGILKRGLVPKVRPKEFLRVYRALYESIKKGIILSTHDVSQGGIFVAICEMCFALQKGVTINIESIERPDLFLFSESAGRIVVEVKREKESEFLLLNKKLPIFKLGYVENNGIIRIITKRGKIDLEVEKLYKEYTRSPFLP from the coding sequence ATGAGGGTATATAAGTATTTCATAAAAGATCTTTTCTATGATGCTACTAAGGAATATAAAGAGATTGCCGAGGAACTTGGATTAAAGAATTTAGAAGATATCGAAGAATATAAGATTCTTTGGATAAAAAGCTCAGAGCCTACAGATTCAATTGAAAAAGTTATAAAAGAATGGATAATTGATGAAAACGAAGAAAAGATAGTAGAACTTCAGAAATCTGAAAATTCCTATGAGGTTACTTACCACTTCGGTGTAAAAGATCCTGAAGCAGAACAGATAGAAAAAATATTTCAAGAAAAGGGAATAGATGTTAAAATTAAGAGAGGGAAAAAATTTATAATAAAGGGAAATTTAAGCGAAAAAGAAATCGACTACTTTGCAAAAAAGGCACTTTACAACAAAACTATAGAGCTATTTTCAAGAGAGATCAATAACCCCTTTGTAGAAATAGGAGACATTGAACCAGAAATCGAATATGTAAAATTTAGAAATTTAAATTTAAGGGAATTATTAAAACTTTCACAGGAAAAAAAATTTTATTTACTTAAAAATGAACTTTTAGCTATTAGAGATTACTATAGAAAAATAGGGAGAGAGCCAACCTTAATAGAGCTTGAGACTTTTGCTCAAATGTGGTCAGAACATTGCGTTCATAAAACCTTTAAAGGAGAAATAACTTACGGAAAAAAGAGAGTAAGTTTGTTAGAGAAAATAAAGAGGGCTTCAGAAAAGAACAAAAAAAATTTTTGTCAAGTTCTTTTTAAAGATAATGCAGGCATATTTAAGTTTGATAAAAACTTTTCTATTGCTGCAAAGGTTGAAACTCATAATCACCCCTCTGCCCTTGAACCCTATGGCGGAAGTTCAACAGGTGTAGGAGGGGTTATAAGAGATATCCTTGGAGCAGGTCTTGGAGCAAAGCCAATAGCAAACATTGATGTTTTCTGTGTAGGAGACTTAGGCATAAAACATGAGGAATTACCTGAAGGGGTCCTACATCCAAAAAGAATTTTAAAGGGAGTAGTAAAGGGTGTAGAAGATTATGGAAATAGGATGGGTATTCCGACACTATGTGGTGCAGTTATATATGAAAGAGAATATCTTACAAATCCCCTTGTTTTCTGCGGAACTATAGGGATTATTCCTTCAAAATTTGTAAAAAAGAGGGTAAAACCGGGAAATTTAATACTATTAGTTGGAGGAAAAACAGGAAAAGATGGAATTCATGGTGCTACCTTTTCTTCAACTCAACTATCAGAAAGTTCAGAGGAAATACATCTTTCAGCTGTTCAGATTGGAGATCCTATTACAGAAAAAAAACTACTAGATGCTATAATCGAAGCAAGGGATAAAAAACTTTTTAATTTTATAACAGATGTCGGCGGTGGGGGAATTTCCTCTGCGATAACAGAAAACGTATATCCCTTTGGAGCAGAAGTTTATCTTGATAAAGTCTTATTAAAATACAAGGGACTTTCACCAAGAGAAATTTGGATTTCAGAATCACAGGAAAGAATGGTAATTTTTACCGATAAAAAAAACGTAGAAAAATTAAGGGAAATTTTTGAAAAACACGATGTAGACTTAACGGTTATCGGTGAAGTAAAAAAAGATGGTATTTTAAAACTTATATATGGTAACAAAGTTCACGGAGAAATTGATATTAAATTTATACACGAAAAAAGACCAAAAGTAAAAAGAGAAACTAAAACATTTGTACTTAAAGAAAAAGAATATATCCCTAAAGAACTAAGTCTAGAAGAATTAAGAGAAACTTTTTTAAAAATACTAGGTAGTCCAAACATAAGAGCAAAGTTAGAAATAGTAAAAAGATACGATCATGAAGTTCAGGGTAAGACTCTTCAAAAGCCCTATGAGGGTTATATCCTTAAATCTCCATCTGATTGTGCAATAATTAAACCTATAAGAGAATCTGAGAAGGCTTTGGCTTTAACTGTTGGGATCTTACCATCTTTTTCAAGAATTTCACCCTATCATTCAGCTATGAATGCTGTTGATGAAGTTATAAGGAGTTTAGTAAGCAAAGGTGCAAATCCAGATAAGATTGTATTACTTGATAATTTTTGCTTCGCTAATCCAGAAGATAAAAAAGTTTTAACTGAAATTGTAGAGTCAGTAATGGGAGCTGTTGAAGCTGCAAAGGGTTATAAAGTTCCTTTTATCTCTGGAAAAGATTCCTTATATAACGAATTTAAATATAAAAACAAAAAATTTAGAATTTTACCTACAACACTTATAACAGGACTGGGAATTATAGAAAACGAAAAGTATATATCTAGGTCTTACTTTTGGGAGGAGGGTAATCCCATATATTTAGTAGGCAAAACCGACATAAAAGAAATTGGGGGGAGCGAATTCTTGAAATTAAGGGGTATTTTAAAAAGGGGATTAGTCCCTAAGGTAAGACCTAAGGAGTTTCTAAGGGTTTATAGGGCCTTATATGAATCTATAAAAAAGGGGATAATTCTATCAACTCATGATGTAAGTCAAGGTGGTATATTTGTTGCAATTTGTGAAATGTGTTTTGCTTTACAAAAGGGTGTAACTATAAATATTGAAAGTATTGAAAGGCCAGATCTCTTTTTGTTTTCAGAATCCGCAGGCAGAATAGTTGTGGAAGTAAAAAGAGAAAAAGAAAGCGAGTTTCTCCTTCTGAATAAGAAACTGCCTATTTTTAAGCTCGGATATGTAGAAAATAATGGAATAATAAGGATAATTACAAAAAGGGGAAAAATAGATTTAGAAGTGGAAAAATTATATAAAGAATATACAAGATCTCCCTTTTTACCTTGA
- a CDS encoding glycosyltransferase family 4 protein → MRKTALVLSDASSTHTWTWVKGYNYLGYKVYLLSFEDPIYSDIPLEDFIKINSRFKPSVKRYLFGFNEVKSFIRKINPDIIFAHFIPNYGFLSYLQGHKPFVLFCWGTDLIKVSFKSLLHKIISKRIFELAKLIVVDAKFMKEIIETKFKIESRKILIIPFGIEKSVRDSGINVKKENEKIIIFTNRRLEKIYNPFVIIDGISKVDSENFKLIWIARGSLEKKVREMVYQRGIFDRVEFLSFQERENLYKLLKKADIYLSSSLYDGTSVSLLEAMNFGVFPIVSDILGNREWILDGVNGFLFDPLDSDELSLKITEAIRNKTLRERAIRINREIIDTKANWEKNLEKFYEKVKNI, encoded by the coding sequence TTGAGAAAAACTGCTTTAGTTTTATCTGATGCATCGAGTACCCATACCTGGACATGGGTAAAAGGTTATAATTATCTCGGTTATAAAGTATACCTTTTATCCTTTGAAGATCCTATCTACTCAGATATACCCTTAGAAGATTTCATAAAAATAAACTCACGATTCAAACCTTCAGTAAAACGCTATCTATTCGGATTTAACGAGGTTAAAAGTTTTATTAGAAAGATAAATCCTGATATAATTTTTGCTCACTTTATCCCTAATTACGGATTTTTATCTTATCTTCAGGGACATAAGCCCTTTGTGCTTTTCTGCTGGGGAACTGACCTTATAAAAGTTAGTTTTAAATCACTTTTGCATAAAATAATCTCAAAGAGAATATTTGAACTTGCAAAACTTATAGTAGTAGATGCCAAGTTTATGAAAGAAATTATCGAAACTAAATTTAAAATAGAGTCCAGAAAAATATTGATCATACCTTTTGGAATAGAAAAAAGTGTAAGAGACAGCGGAATCAACGTAAAAAAAGAAAATGAAAAAATAATAATTTTTACAAATAGAAGACTTGAAAAAATTTATAACCCTTTTGTAATCATAGATGGGATATCTAAGGTTGACTCTGAAAACTTCAAATTAATATGGATAGCAAGAGGGTCTCTTGAGAAAAAAGTTAGAGAAATGGTATATCAAAGGGGAATTTTTGATAGGGTCGAGTTTCTTAGTTTCCAGGAGAGAGAAAATCTTTACAAATTGCTTAAAAAAGCCGATATATACTTATCTTCATCACTATATGATGGAACTAGTGTTTCTCTTTTAGAAGCGATGAACTTTGGAGTTTTTCCAATTGTATCCGATATTCTTGGAAATAGGGAATGGATTTTAGATGGAGTAAACGGTTTTCTTTTTGATCCACTTGATTCAGATGAATTGAGCCTAAAAATTACGGAGGCTATAAGGAATAAAACTCTAAGAGAAAGAGCAATTAGGATTAATAGAGAAATAATAGACACCAAGGCAAACTGGGAAAAAAACTTGGAAAAATTCTACGAAAAAGTAAAAAATATATGA
- a CDS encoding DNA translocase FtsK yields the protein MRKILGPIFLILSIYPLISILPFRENLGGSIGEALKGFLFRELGKIYSFVITVNLILFSIYLINRKFRNLFIILSLYLLLLPFGLNFIFENLIEKSSKTFIIYRKTRELFNIFPAVLIFLSLSFPAVSFLKNLRSKKLKKITDEKPEEKKINEKNRKKKESSSIKTEKKKENSEEIKFEKEKLFQIFKTEELKSDVKKQELEEEAKKIKEKLEEFGIRGEIKEIHPGPFITLYEFEPEKGIQIKKIKNLSEDIALRMKSSRVRVVTPLPDKGTVGI from the coding sequence ATGAGAAAAATATTAGGCCCCATTTTTTTAATCTTATCCATATATCCTCTAATTTCAATCTTACCATTTAGGGAAAATTTAGGGGGAAGTATTGGAGAGGCCCTAAAAGGATTTTTATTTAGAGAACTTGGAAAAATTTACTCCTTCGTTATAACTGTTAACCTCATCCTTTTTTCAATTTATCTAATAAACAGAAAATTTAGAAATTTATTTATTATCCTGTCCCTCTATTTACTTCTTTTACCTTTTGGATTAAACTTTATCTTTGAAAACCTTATAGAAAAAAGCTCGAAAACTTTTATTATTTATAGAAAAACCAGAGAACTTTTTAACATATTTCCTGCCGTTTTGATTTTTCTCTCGCTTTCTTTTCCAGCTGTATCATTCCTAAAAAATTTAAGAAGTAAAAAATTGAAAAAAATAACTGATGAAAAACCGGAAGAAAAAAAGATAAACGAGAAAAATAGGAAAAAAAAAGAGTCAAGTAGCATAAAAACGGAGAAAAAAAAAGAAAACTCCGAAGAGATTAAATTCGAAAAAGAGAAACTTTTTCAAATTTTTAAGACCGAGGAACTAAAGTCAGACGTAAAAAAACAAGAACTTGAAGAAGAAGCAAAGAAAATTAAAGAAAAACTCGAAGAATTTGGAATAAGGGGCGAAATAAAAGAAATTCACCCAGGACCTTTTATAACACTTTATGAATTCGAACCAGAAAAAGGCATACAAATCAAAAAAATAAAAAATCTTTCAGAAGATATTGCTTTAAGAATGAAATCTTCAAGAGTAAGAGTAGTTACACCCTTACCAGATAAGGGAACAGTTGGTATT
- a CDS encoding FtsK/SpoIIIE domain-containing protein, with the protein VTTDGAPYFTDLTKMPHLLVAGATGSGKSVFITSIIVSIILKSEPDEVKLILLDPKRVELSRFEGIPYLLTNVINESKKATQVLKLATNWMEERYKIFAREGVRDIESYNKKVNKKMPFIIIIVDEFADLMLQEKSKIEYYITRLAQMARAVGIHLIIATQRPSVDVITGTIKANFPVRVSFRLPTVVDSRTILDVAGAEKLLGSGDMLFIPPGKSEPIRLHGAFVSDEEIEELVRRISVSYLIKRFYEILGKKITKEKADLIYEKGYIPFITGQRKEAIEEVKEKLFSILNSYFTNFEEFNEGLSLLNENYYERPEDITFLSDEEGVETIDIEGLKVDSLIKEAAVIVVSNKKASATLLQRKLNIGFPRAAKIIDQLEKLGIIGPPEGSKPRKVLVTIEELSKIFKE; encoded by the coding sequence GGTAACAACAGATGGAGCGCCCTACTTTACAGATCTTACAAAAATGCCACACCTCCTTGTCGCAGGAGCAACCGGTAGTGGAAAGTCGGTATTTATTACCTCTATTATCGTTTCGATTATTTTAAAAAGCGAACCGGACGAAGTTAAACTTATACTTCTTGATCCCAAAAGGGTCGAACTTTCAAGATTCGAGGGGATCCCCTATCTTTTGACAAACGTTATAAACGAAAGTAAAAAAGCAACGCAAGTTTTAAAACTTGCCACAAATTGGATGGAAGAGAGATACAAAATTTTTGCAAGAGAAGGAGTAAGAGATATAGAGTCGTATAACAAAAAAGTAAATAAGAAGATGCCTTTCATAATAATAATAGTTGATGAGTTTGCTGATTTGATGTTACAGGAAAAAAGTAAGATTGAATATTACATTACAAGACTTGCTCAAATGGCAAGAGCTGTTGGGATTCACCTTATAATTGCTACTCAAAGGCCATCAGTTGATGTAATAACAGGAACGATAAAAGCAAACTTCCCAGTCAGAGTATCTTTTAGATTACCAACCGTAGTTGATTCAAGAACAATCCTTGATGTTGCGGGAGCTGAAAAATTACTCGGAAGTGGTGATATGCTCTTTATTCCACCAGGAAAAAGTGAACCTATAAGATTACACGGAGCCTTTGTATCTGATGAAGAAATTGAAGAACTTGTAAGAAGAATTTCAGTGTCTTATCTTATCAAAAGATTTTATGAAATTTTAGGAAAAAAAATTACAAAAGAAAAAGCAGATCTAATTTACGAAAAGGGTTATATTCCTTTTATAACGGGGCAGAGAAAAGAAGCGATAGAAGAAGTTAAGGAAAAACTCTTTAGTATTTTAAATAGTTATTTTACAAACTTTGAAGAGTTTAATGAAGGCTTATCTTTACTAAACGAAAATTATTATGAAAGACCTGAGGATATCACGTTTTTAAGTGATGAGGAGGGTGTGGAGACTATTGATATTGAGGGATTAAAGGTTGATTCACTTATAAAGGAGGCTGCAGTAATAGTGGTTTCAAATAAGAAGGCTTCAGCTACTTTACTTCAGAGAAAACTCAACATAGGTTTCCCCAGGGCAGCTAAAATTATTGATCAACTTGAAAAGCTTGGTATTATAGGGCCTCCTGAGGGGTCTAAGCCCAGAAAAGTACTTGTTACTATAGAGGAACTTTCAAAAATATTTAAAGAGTGA
- the rfbD gene encoding dTDP-4-dehydrorhamnose reductase, whose product MRILLTGTTGMLGSKILEKVNYDFIKPTRKDCDLSKPYEVESFLKKLPSIDGIWHIAAYTDVEGAEEKKEYAFLVNWISTKILTDFSIKKNIRILYISTDYVFDGYKREPYSEWDTPNPLNIYGKSKLFGEREVLRNRDSLIIRTSWLFGEKGENFITKIINGAKKKRELKVVIDQCGSPTYTEDLTEGIVRLWTSEETGVFHFSNKGEVTRFELAKEVIDLLNLDVHIIPSTSEELNLKAKRPSYSVLSTFLFENKTNMKIRTYREALQDYLKGIF is encoded by the coding sequence GTGAGAATACTTTTAACTGGGACTACAGGTATGTTAGGTAGTAAAATTCTTGAAAAAGTTAATTATGATTTTATAAAGCCTACGAGAAAAGACTGTGACCTTTCTAAGCCCTATGAAGTAGAAAGTTTTTTAAAAAAATTACCAAGTATTGACGGAATATGGCACATAGCAGCATACACTGATGTTGAAGGAGCGGAAGAAAAAAAAGAGTATGCCTTCCTTGTTAATTGGATATCAACAAAAATCTTAACAGATTTTTCAATTAAAAAAAATATAAGAATTCTCTATATAAGCACAGATTATGTATTTGATGGTTACAAAAGAGAGCCTTACAGTGAGTGGGACACTCCAAATCCATTAAATATCTATGGGAAAAGTAAGCTTTTTGGAGAAAGGGAAGTATTAAGAAACAGAGACTCTCTTATAATAAGGACTTCGTGGCTTTTTGGTGAAAAGGGTGAGAATTTTATTACAAAAATTATAAATGGGGCAAAAAAGAAAAGGGAGTTAAAAGTTGTAATTGATCAGTGTGGTTCTCCTACTTATACTGAGGATCTTACAGAAGGGATAGTTAGGTTATGGACAAGTGAAGAAACTGGAGTATTTCACTTCTCAAATAAAGGTGAGGTCACAAGGTTTGAACTTGCAAAAGAAGTTATAGATCTCCTTAACTTAGATGTCCATATAATCCCTTCTACGTCTGAAGAGCTAAATCTTAAAGCCAAAAGACCTTCCTATTCTGTTCTTAGTACTTTTCTTTTTGAAAACAAAACCAATATGAAAATAAGGACTTATAGAGAAGCTCTACAGGATTATCTAAAAGGAATTTTTTAA